From Lemur catta isolate mLemCat1 chromosome 19, mLemCat1.pri, whole genome shotgun sequence, a single genomic window includes:
- the LGALS4 gene encoding galectin-4, giving the protein MAYVPAPGYQPTYNPTLPYYKPIPGGLSVGMSVYIQGVASEHMRRFFVNFATGPEPGADIALHFNPRFDGWDKVVFNTQQGGKWGNEEKKRSMPFQKGAAFELVFMVTAEHYKVVVNGNPFYEFGHRIPLQTVTHLQVDGDLQLQSINFIGGHHPPHQRAMHHHPPFPGPGHGPPPLNTLPSMEGPPTFNPPVPFLGRLQGGLTSRRTIIIKGYVPPTGKSFAINFKAGPSGDIALHINPRISEGSVVRNSFLKGSWGSEERKVSHNPFGPGQFFDLSIRCGLDRFKVYANGQHLFDFSHRLSAFQSVDMVEIKGDVTLSYVQI; this is encoded by the exons ATGGCCTATGTCCCTGCACCGGGCTACCAGCCCACCTACAACCCG ACGCTGCCCTACTACAAGCCCATCCCCGGCGGGCTCAGCGTGGGAATGTCCGTGTACATCCAGGGAGTAGCCAGTGAGCACATGAGGAG GTTCTTCGTGAACTTCGCCACGGGGCCTGAGCCAGGGGCGGACATCGCTTTGCACTTCAATCCCCGCTTCGATGGCTGGGACAAGGTGGTCTTCAACACGCAGCAGGGTGGCAAGTGGGGCAACGAGGAGAAGAAGAGGAGCATGCCCTTCCAAAAGGGCGCCGCCTTCGAGCTGGTGTTCATGGTCACGGCCGAGCACTACAAG gtggTGGTGAATGGAAATCCCTTCTATGAGTTTGGGCACCGGATCCCCCTGCAGACAGTCACCCACCTGCAAGTGGATGGGGACTTGCAGCTTCAGTCAATCAACTTCATCGGGGGCCACCACCCCCCACACCAG AGAGCCATGCATCATCACCCGCCTTTCCCT GGGCCCGGACACGGCCCTCCACCGCTGAACACCCTGCCT TCCATGGAGGGACCCCCAACCTTCAACCCG CCCGTGCCGTTTTTGGGGAGGCTGCAAGGGGGGCTCACATCCCGAAGAACCATCATCATCAAGGGCTACGTGCCCCCCACGGGCAAGAG CTTCGCCATCAACTTCAAGGCGGGACCCTCAGGGGACATAGCTCTGCACATCAATCCCCGCATCTCCGAGGGCAGCGTGGTTCGGAACAGCTTTCTGAAGGGCTCGTGGGGCTCCGAGGAGAGGAAGGTCTCCCACAACCCATTTGGCCCCGGACAGTTCTTTGAC CTGTCCATTCGCTGTGGCCTGGATCGCTTCAAGGTCTACGCCAACGGCCAGCACCTCTTTGACTTCTCCCATCGACTCTCGGCCTTCCAGAGCGTGGACATGGTGGAAATCAAGGGTGATGTCACTTTGTCCTATGTCCAGATCTGA
- the LOC123624365 gene encoding galectin-7-like → MSNRTSLPEGLRPGTVLRLRGFIPDKAGRFHVNLLCSEEQGADAALHFNPRLDESAVVFNSLEQGAWGREERGPGIPFQRGQPFEVLLIATDDGFKAVVGDAQFHHFRHRMSPARVRLVEVGGDVQLESLKIF, encoded by the exons ATGTCG AACAGGACCTCACTGCCCGAGGGCCTCCGCCCAGGCACGGTGCTCCGACTTCGAGGTTTCATCCCTGACAAGGCTGGCAG GTTCCACGTAAACCTGCTGTGCAGCGAGGAGCAGGGCGCAGACGCAGCCCTGCATTTCAACCCCCGGCTGGACGAGTCCGCCGTCGTCTTCAACAGCCTGGAGCAGGGCGCCTGGGGCCGAGAGGAGCGCGGCCCGGGCATCCCGTTCCAGCGCGGGCAGCCCTTCGAGGTGCTGCTCATCGCCACCGACGACGGCTTCAAG GCCGTGGTCGGGGACGCGCAGTTCCACCACTTCCGCCACCGGATGTCGCCGGCGCGCGTGCGCCTGGTGGAGGTGGGCGGGGACGTGCAGCTGGAGTCGCTGAAGATCTTCTGA